In one Apteryx mantelli isolate bAptMan1 chromosome 9, bAptMan1.hap1, whole genome shotgun sequence genomic region, the following are encoded:
- the MBNL1 gene encoding muscleblind-like protein 1 isoform X5 — MAMLAQQMQLANAMMPGAPLQPVPMFSVAPSLATNASAAFNPYLGPVSPGLVPAEILPTAPMLVAGNPGVPVPAAAAAAAQKLMRTDRLEVCREYQRGNCNRGENDCRFAHPADSAMIDTNDNTVTVCMDYIKGRCSREKCKYFHPPAHLQAKIKAAQYQVNQAAAAQAAATAAAMTQSAVKSLKRPLEATFDLGIPQAVLPPLPKRPALEKTNGATAVFNTGIFQYQQALANMQLQQHTAFLPPGSILCMTPATSVVPMVHGATPATVSAATTSATSVPFAATATANQIPIISAEHLTSHKYVTQM; from the exons ATGGCCATGCTGGCCCAGCAGATGCAGCTCGCCAACGCCATGATGCCCGGCGCCCCGCTGCAGCCCGTG ccaATGTTTTCAGTTGCACCAAGCTTAGCCACCAATGCATCAGCCGCCTTTAATCCCTACCTGGGGCCTGTCTCCCCAGGCTTGGTCCCAGCAGAGATCCTGCCGACTGCGCCCATGCTGGTTGCAGGAAACCCTGGCGTCCCGGTTCCtgcagccgccgctgccgctgcccaaAAGCTAATGAGGACAGACAGATTGGAG GTGTGTCGAGAGTATCAGCGTGGCAATTGCAACAGGGGCGAGAACGACTGCCGGTTCGCCCATCCCGCGGACAGCGCGATGATCGACACCAACGACAACACCGTTACCGTCTGCATGGATTACATCAAAGGGAGATGCTCCCGGGAAAAGTGCAAATATTTCCACCCTCCCGCACATCTGCAAGCCAAGATCAAGGCTGCCCAGTACCAGGTTAACCAAGCTGcagctgcccaggcagcagccacTGCAGCTGCCATG ACTCAGTCGGCTGTCAAATCACTGAAGCGACCCCTCGAGGCAACCTTTGACCTG GGAATTCCTCAAGCCGTACTCCCCCCGTTACCAAAGAGGCCTGCGCTTGAAAAAACCAATGGTGCCACCGCAGTCTTTAACACTGGTATTTTCCAATACCAGCAAGCTCTCGCCAACATGCAGTTGCAGCAGCATACGGCCTTTCTCCCACCAG GCTCAATATTGTGCATGACACCCGCTACAAGTGTTG TTCCCATGGTGCACGGTGCTACGCCAGCCACTGTGTCTGCAGCAACAACATCTGCCACAAGTGTTCCCTTCGCTGCAACAGCCACAGCCAACCAG